In the genome of Coturnix japonica isolate 7356 chromosome Z, Coturnix japonica 2.1, whole genome shotgun sequence, one region contains:
- the LOC107305735 gene encoding myogenesis-regulating glycosidase-like isoform X3 translates to MESQITHRKEKHGNTHKREEKEIHWTRGLTLVKQKPSKELRPMLGAVTLGLILFITAVVAWCYYTVSLRKAEQLKTELMDLRADGFVIRNQHGEVVFRLAFRSGSLDLESCSKEGEILSCTRSHRGPLNFFIQTVKPKDTVMCYRVRWEELAAGPAVEHTMFWEDAHWYGGSEMSTQHWPIRLAGYQEPVPYVTSDVYSFRDSFGGILERYWLSSKAAAIKINDSVPFHLGFNATERSLFFQARYKDSPYKPPPGQQPFPELSYRVCVGSDVTSIHKYMVRRYFNKPSKIPAENVFCYPIWSTWALYKKDINQDKVLHFARNLKKYHFNCSHIEIDDMYTQAYGDFDFDTVKFPNVTEMFAKLREDGFKVTLWIHPFIHVDSSNFGVGIERQLFIKEPSGRLPAMVEWWNGIGAILDFTNPAARDWFQSHLRQLRHKYGISSFKFDAGETSYLPKQFSTFRPLSDPSIWSRRYTEMAIPFYELAEVRVGYQSQNISCFFRIIDRDSVWGYELGLKSLIPTVLTISMLGYPFISADMIGGNFLPNKTDGAVEIPDRELYIRWLELSAFMPSMQFAIPPWLYDKEVVEIAQKFTELHESLVAPLLLELAGEVTDTGDPIIRPIWWISPRDEATHRIDSQFLIGDTLMVAPVLEMGKQERDVYLPAGKWRSYKGELFEKTPVLLTDYPVDLDEVAYFLWVS, encoded by the exons ATGGAAAGTCAGATTACTCACcgcaaagaaaaacatggaaacacgcataaaagagaggaaaaagaaatccattgGACCAGAGGTCTCACACTGGTGAAGCAGAAGCCATCCAAGGAGCTGAGGCCCATGCTGGGGGCTGTCACACTGGGCCTCATCCTGTTCATCACTGCGGTGGTGGCCTGGTGCTACTACACGGTGTCCCTGCGGAAGGCGGAGCAGCTCAAGACAGAGCTGATGGACCTGCGGGCGGATGGCTTCGTCATCAGGAACCAGCACGGGGAGGTGGTGTTCCGCCTGGCGTTCCGCTCGGGGAGCCTGGACCTGGAGTCATGCTCCAAGGAGGGCGAGATCCTGAGCTGCACGCGGTCGCACCGGGGGCCGCTCAACTTCTTCATCCAGACGGTGAAGCCCAAGGACACAGTGATGTGCTACCGCGTGCGCTGGGAGGAGCTGGCGGCCGGCCCTGCGGTGGAGCACACCATGTTCTGGGAGGACGCCCACTGGTACGGGGGCTCGGAGATGAGCACCCAGCACTGGCCCATCCGCCTGGCGGGCTACCAGGAGCCCGTGCCCTACGTCACCAGCGATGTCTACTCTTTCCGTGACAGCTTTGGGGGCATCCTGGAGCGCTACTGGCTCTCCTCCAAGGCGGCGGCCATCAAGATCAATGACTCAGTGCCCTTCCACCTGGGCTTCAACGCCACCGAGCGCTCCCTCTTCTTCCAGGCCCGCTACAAGGACTCTCCCTACAAGCCCCCGCCGGGGCAGCAGCCCTTCCCCGAGCTGAGCTACCGGGTGTGCGTGGGCTCTGACGTCACCTCCATCCACAAGTACATGGTGCGCAGGTACTTCAACAAGCCCTCCAAGATCCCTGCTGAAAATGTCTTCTGCTACCCCATCTGGTCCACGTGGGCCCTCTACAAAAAAGATATCAATCAGGATAAAGTTCTACATTTTGCAAGAAACCTTAAGAAATACCATTTCAACTGCAGCCACATTGAGATTGATGACATGTACACACAGGCGTACGGGGACTTTGACTTTGACACTGTCAAGTTCCCCAATGTAACTGAGATGTTTGCAAAACTAAGGGAAGATGGGTTTAAAGTCACTCTGTGGATTCATCCCTTCATACATGTGGATTCCTCCAATTTTGGTGTGGGTATTGAGCGTCAGCTCTTCATCAAGGAGCCCTCAGGGCGGCTGCCTGCCATGGTGGAGTGGTGGAATGGCATTGGGGCCATCCTGGACTTTACCAACCCAGCAGCCCGGGACTGGTTCCAGAGTCACCTGCGCCAGCTCCGTCACAAGTACGGCATCTCCTCCTTCAAATTTGATGCAGGTGAGACCAGCTACCTGCCCAAGCAGTTCAGCACTTTCCGGCCTCTCTCTGACCCCAGCATCTGGTCCCGGCGTTACACCGAGATGGCCATCCCCTTCTACGAGCTGGCCGAG GTACGGGTGGGCTACCAGTCACAGAACATCTCCTGCTTCTTCCGCATCATTGACCGTGACTCTGTGTGGGGCTATGAGCTTGGCCTCAAGTCCCTCATCCCCACAGTCCTCACCATCAGCATGCTGGGCTACCCCTTTATTTCTGCTGACATGATTGGAGGAAACTTCCTCCCCAATAAGACAGATGGAGCCGTTGAGATCCCGGACCGGGAGCTGTACATCCGTTGGCTGGAGCTGTCGGCCTTCATGCCTTCCATGCAATTTGCCATCCCACCGTGGCTCTATgacaaggaggtggtggagatCGCACAGAAGTTCACAGAGCTCCACGAGTCGCTGGTGGCCccgctgctgctggagctggccGGGGAGGTGACCGATACGGGAGACCCCATCATCCGGCCCATCTGGTGGATCTCGCCCCGCGACGAGGCCACACACCGCATCGACTCGCAGTTCCTCATTGGGGACACCCTTATGGTGGCTCCCGTGCTGGAGATGGGCAAGCAGGAGCGTGATGTCTACCTGCCAGCGGGCAAATGGCGCAGCTACAAGGGGGAGCTCTTTGAGAAGACACCAGTGCTGCTCACCGACTACCCTGTCGACCTGGATGAAGTCGCCTATTTCCTCTGGGTTTCCTAA
- the LOC107305735 gene encoding myogenesis-regulating glycosidase-like isoform X2 yields the protein MESQITHRKEKHGNTHKREEKEIHWTRGLTLVKQKPSKELRPMLGAVTLGLILFITAVVAWCYYTVSLRKAEQLKTELMDLRADGFVIRNQHGEVVFRLAFRSGSLDLESCSKEGEILSCTRSHRGPLNFFIQTVKPKDTVMCYRVRWEELAAGPAVEHTMFWEDAHWYGGSEMSTQHWPIRLAGYQEPVPYVTSDVYSFRDSFGGILERYWLSSKAAAIKINDSVPFHLGFNATERSLFFQARYKDSPYKPPPGQQPFPELSYRVCVGSDVTSIHKYMVRRYFNKPSKIPAENVFCYPIWSTWALYKKDINQDKVLHFARNLKKYHFNCSHIEIDDMYTQAYGDFDFDTVKFPNVTEMFAKLREDGFKVTLWIHPFIHVDSSNFGVGIERQLFIKEPSGRLPAMVEWWNGIGAILDFTNPAARDWFQSHLRQLRHKYGISSFKFDAGETSYLPKQFSTFRPLSDPSIWSRRYTEMAIPFYELAEVRVGYQSQNISCFFRIIDRDSVWGYELGLKSLIPTVLTISMLGYPFISADMIGGNFLPNKTDGAVEIPDRELYIRWLELSAFMPSMQFAIPPWLYDKEVVEIAQKFTELHESLVAPLLLELAGEVTDTGDPIIRPIWWISPRDEATHRIDSQFLIGDTLMVAPVLEMGKQERDVYLPAGKWRSYKGELFEKTPVLLTDYPVDLDEVAYFLWVS from the exons ATGGAAAGTCAGATTACTCACcgcaaagaaaaacatggaaacacgcataaaagagaggaaaaagaaatccattgGACCAGAGGTCTCACACTGGTGAAGCAGAAGCCATCCAAGGAGCTGAGGCCCATGCTGGGGGCTGTCACACTGGGCCTCATCCTGTTCATCACTGCGGTGGTGGCCTGGTGCTACTACACGGTGTCCCTGCGGAAGGCGGAGCAGCTCAAGACAGAGCTGATGGACCTGCGGGCGGATGGCTTCGTCATCAGGAACCAGCACGGGGAGGTGGTGTTCCGCCTGGCGTTCCGCTCGGGGAGCCTGGACCTGGAGTCATGCTCCAAGGAGGGCGAGATCCTGAGCTGCACGCGGTCGCACCGGGGGCCGCTCAACTTCTTCATCCAGACGGTGAAGCCCAAGGACACAGTGATGTGCTACCGCGTGCGCTGGGAGGAGCTGGCGGCCGGCCCTGCGGTGGAGCACACCATGTTCTGGGAGGACGCCCACTGGTACGGGGGCTCGGAGATGAGCACCCAGCACTGGCCCATCCGCCTGGCGGGCTACCAGGAGCCCGTGCCCTACGTCACCAGCGATGTCTACTCTTTCCGTGACAGCTTTGGGGGCATCCTGGAGCGCTACTGGCTCTCCTCCAAGGCGGCGGCCATCAAGATCAATGACTCAGTGCCCTTCCACCTGGGCTTCAACGCCACCGAGCGCTCCCTCTTCTTCCAGGCCCGCTACAAGGACTCTCCCTACAAGCCCCCGCCGGGGCAGCAGCCCTTCCCCGAGCTGAGCTACCGGGTGTGCGTGGGCTCTGACGTCACCTCCATCCACAAGTACATGGTGCGCAGGTACTTCAACAAGCCCTCCAAGATCCCTGCTGAAAATGTCTTCTGCTACCCCATCTGGTCCACGTGGGCCCTCTACAAAAAAGATATCAATCAGGATAAAGTTCTACATTTTGCAAGAAACCTTAAGAAATACCATTTCAACTGCAGCCACATTGAGATTGATGACATGTACACACAGGCGTACGGGGACTTTGACTTTGACACTGTCAAGTTCCCCAATGTAACTGAGATGTTTGCAAAACTAAGGGAAGATGGGTTTAAAGTCACTCTGTGGATTCATCCCTTCATACATGTGGATTCCTCCAATTTTGGTGTGGGTATTGAGCGTCAGCTCTTCATCAAGGAGCCCTCAGGGCGGCTGCCTGCCATGGTGGAGTGGTGGAATGGCATTGGGGCCATCCTGGACTTTACCAACCCAGCAGCCCGGGACTGGTTCCAGAGTCACCTGCGCCAGCTCCGTCACAAGTACGGCATCTCCTCCTTCAAATTTGATGCAGGTGAGACCAGCTACCTGCCCAAGCAGTTCAGCACTTTCCGGCCTCTCTCTGACCCCAGCATCTG GTCCCGGCGTTACACCGAGATGGCCATCCCCTTCTACGAGCTGGCCGAGGTACGGGTGGGCTACCAGTCACAGAACATCTCCTGCTTCTTCCGCATCATTGACCGTGACTCTGTGTGGGGCTATGAGCTTGGCCTCAAGTCCCTCATCCCCACAGTCCTCACCATCAGCATGCTGGGCTACCCCTTTATTTCTGCTGACATGATTGGAGGAAACTTCCTCCCCAATAAGACAGATGGAGCCGTTGAGATCCCGGACCGGGAGCTGTACATCCGTTGGCTGGAGCTGTCGGCCTTCATGCCTTCCATGCAATTTGCCATCCCACCGTGGCTCTATgacaaggaggtggtggagatCGCACAGAAGTTCACAGAGCTCCACGAGTCGCTGGTGGCCccgctgctgctggagctggccGGGGAGGTGACCGATACGGGAGACCCCATCATCCGGCCCATCTGGTGGATCTCGCCCCGCGACGAGGCCACACACCGCATCGACTCGCAGTTCCTCATTGGGGACACCCTTATGGTGGCTCCCGTGCTGGAGATGGGCAAGCAGGAGCGTGATGTCTACCTGCCAGCGGGCAAATGGCGCAGCTACAAGGGGGAGCTCTTTGAGAAGACACCAGTGCTGCTCACCGACTACCCTGTCGACCTGGATGAAGTCGCCTATTTCCTCTGGGTTTCCTAA
- the LOC107305735 gene encoding myogenesis-regulating glycosidase-like isoform X1 — translation MESQITHRKEKHGNTHKREEKEIHWTRGLTLVKQKPSKELRPMLGAVTLGLILFITAVVAWCYYTVSLRKAEQLKTELMDLRADGFVIRNQHGEVVFRLAFRSGSLDLESCSKEGEILSCTRSHRGPLNFFIQTVKPKDTVMCYRVRWEELAAGPAVEHTMFWEDAHWYGGSEMSTQHWPIRLAGYQEPVPYVTSDVYSFRDSFGGILERYWLSSKAAAIKINDSVPFHLGFNATERSLFFQARYKDSPYKPPPGQQPFPELSYRVCVGSDVTSIHKYMVRRYFNKPSKIPAENVFCYPIWSTWALYKKDINQDKVLHFARNLKKYHFNCSHIEIDDMYTQAYGDFDFDTVKFPNVTEMFAKLREDGFKVTLWIHPFIHVDSSNFGVGIERQLFIKEPSGRLPAMVEWWNGIGAILDFTNPAARDWFQSHLRQLRHKYGISSFKFDAGETSYLPKQFSTFRPLSDPSIWSRRYTEMAIPFYELAEVRVGYQSQNISCFFRIIDRDSVWGYELGLKSLIPTVLTISMLGYPFVLPDMIGGNFLPNKTDGAVEIPDRELYIRWLELSAFMPSMQFSIPPWLYDKEVVEIAQKFTELHESLVAPLLLELAREVTDTGDPIIRPIWWISPHDEATHRIDSQFLIGDTLMVAPVLEMGKQERDIYLPVGKWHSYKGELFEKTPVLLTDYPVDLDEVAYFLWVS, via the coding sequence ATGGAAAGTCAGATTACTCACcgcaaagaaaaacatggaaacacgcataaaagagaggaaaaagaaatccattgGACCAGAGGTCTCACACTGGTGAAGCAGAAGCCATCCAAGGAGCTGAGGCCCATGCTGGGGGCTGTCACACTGGGCCTCATCCTGTTCATCACTGCGGTGGTGGCCTGGTGCTACTACACGGTGTCCCTGCGGAAGGCGGAGCAGCTCAAGACAGAGCTGATGGACCTGCGGGCGGATGGCTTCGTCATCAGGAACCAGCACGGGGAGGTGGTGTTCCGCCTGGCGTTCCGCTCGGGGAGCCTGGACCTGGAGTCATGCTCCAAGGAGGGCGAGATCCTGAGCTGCACGCGGTCGCACCGGGGGCCGCTCAACTTCTTCATCCAGACGGTGAAGCCCAAGGACACAGTGATGTGCTACCGCGTGCGCTGGGAGGAGCTGGCGGCCGGCCCTGCGGTGGAGCACACCATGTTCTGGGAGGACGCCCACTGGTACGGGGGCTCGGAGATGAGCACCCAGCACTGGCCCATCCGCCTGGCGGGCTACCAGGAGCCCGTGCCCTACGTCACCAGCGATGTCTACTCTTTCCGTGACAGCTTTGGGGGCATCCTGGAGCGCTACTGGCTCTCCTCCAAGGCGGCGGCCATCAAGATCAATGACTCAGTGCCCTTCCACCTGGGCTTCAACGCCACCGAGCGCTCCCTCTTCTTCCAGGCCCGCTACAAGGACTCTCCCTACAAGCCCCCGCCGGGGCAGCAGCCCTTCCCCGAGCTGAGCTACCGGGTGTGCGTGGGCTCTGACGTCACCTCCATCCACAAGTACATGGTGCGCAGGTACTTCAACAAGCCCTCCAAGATCCCTGCTGAAAATGTCTTCTGCTACCCCATCTGGTCCACGTGGGCCCTCTACAAAAAAGATATCAATCAGGATAAAGTTCTACATTTTGCAAGAAACCTTAAGAAATACCATTTCAACTGCAGCCACATTGAGATTGATGACATGTACACACAGGCGTACGGGGACTTTGACTTTGACACTGTCAAGTTCCCCAATGTAACTGAGATGTTTGCAAAACTAAGGGAAGATGGGTTTAAAGTCACTCTGTGGATTCATCCCTTCATACATGTGGATTCCTCCAATTTTGGTGTGGGTATTGAGCGTCAGCTCTTCATCAAGGAGCCCTCAGGGCGGCTGCCTGCCATGGTGGAGTGGTGGAATGGCATTGGGGCCATCCTGGACTTTACCAACCCAGCAGCCCGGGACTGGTTCCAGAGTCACCTGCGCCAGCTCCGTCACAAGTACGGCATCTCCTCCTTCAAATTTGATGCAGGTGAGACCAGCTACCTGCCCAAGCAGTTCAGCACTTTCCGGCCTCTCTCTGACCCCAGCATCTGGTCCCGGCGTTACACCGAGATGGCCATCCCCTTCTACGAGCTGGCCGAGGTACGGGTGGGCTACCAGTCACAGAACATCTCCTGCTTCTTCCGCATCATTGACCGTGACTCTGTGTGGGGCTATGAGCTTGGCCTCAAGTCCCTAATCCCCACAGTTCTCACCATCAGCATGCTGGGCTATCCATTTGTATTGCCAGACATGATTGGAGGAAACTTCCTCCCCAATAAGACGGACGGAGCCGTTGAGATCCCGGACCGGGAGCTGTACATCCGGTGGTTGGAGCTGTCGGCCTTCATGCCCTCCATGCAGTTCTCCATCCCACCATGGCTCTATgacaaggaggtggtggagatTGCACAGAAGTTCACAGAGCTCCATGAGTCGCTGGTGGCCccgctgctgctggagctggccAGGGAGGTGACCGATACGGGAGACCCCATCATCCGGCCCATCTGGTGGATCTCACCCCACGACGAGGCCACGCACCGCATCGACTCGCAGTTCCTCATTGGGGACACCCTCATGGTGGCTCCCGTGCTGGAGATGGGCAAGCAGGAGCGTGACATCTACCTGCCGGTGGGCAAATGGCACAGCTACAAGGGGGAGCTCTTTGAGAAGACGCCGGTGCTGCTCACCGACTACCCTGTCGACCTGGATGAGGTCGCCTATTTCCTCTGGGTTTCCTAA
- the LOC107305817 gene encoding myogenesis-regulating glycosidase-like isoform X2, with amino-acid sequence MYTFLPENFTPVKQKPSKELRPMLGAVTLGLILFIAAVVAWCYYTVSLRKAERLKTELMDLRADGFVIRNQHGEVVFRLAFRSGSLDLESCSKEGEILSCTRSHRGPLNFFIQTVKPKDTVMCYRVRWEELAAGPAVEHTMFWEDAHWYGGSEMSTQHWPIRLAGYQEPVPYVTSDVYSFRDSFGGILERYWLSSKAAAIKINDSVPFHLGFNATERSLFFQARYKDSPYKPPPGQQPFPELSYRVCVGSDVTSIHKYMVRRYFNKPSKIPAENAFRYPIWSTWALYKNDIDQDKLLRFAEKIKKYRFNCSHIEIDDMYTQAYGDFDFDPVKFPNVTEMFAKLREDGFKVTLWTHPFINYNSSNFGVGIERQLFIKEPSGRLPAMVEWWNGIGAILDFTNPAARDWFQSHLRQLRHKYGISSFKFDAGETSYLPKQFSTFRPLSDPSIWSRRYTEMAIPFYELAEVRVGYQSQNISCFFRIIDRDSVWGYELGLKSLIPTVLTISMLGYPFISADMIGGNFLPNKTDGAVEIPDRELYIRWLELSAFMPSMQFSIPPWLYDKEVVEIAQKFTELHESLVAPLLLELAGEVTDTGDPIIRPIWWISPRDEATHRIDSQFLIGDTLMVAPVLEMGKQERDVYLPAGKWRSYKGELFEKTPVLLTDYPVDLDEVAYFLWVS; translated from the exons ATGTACACTTTCCTGCCTGAAAACTTCACACCGGTGAAGCAGAAGCCATCCAAGGAGCTGAGGCCCATGCTGGGGGCTGTCACACTGGGCCTCATCCTGTTCATTGCCGCGGTGGTGGCCTGGTGCTACTACACGGTGTCCCTGCGGAAGGCTGAGCGGCTCAAGACGGAGCTGATGGACCTGCGGGCAGATGGCTTCGTCATCAGGAACCAGCATGGGGAGGTGGTGTTCCGCCTGGCATTCCGCTCGGGGAGCCTGGACCTGGAGTCGTGCTCCAAGGAGGGCGAGATCCTGAGCTGCACGCGGTCGCACCGGGGGCCGCTCAACTTCTTCATCCAGACGGTGAAGCCCAAGGACACAGTGATGTGCTACCGCGTGCGCTGGGAGGAGCTGGCGGCCGGCCCTGCAGTGGAGCACACCATGTTCTGGGAGGACGCCCACTGGTACGGGGGCTCGGAGATGAGCACCCAGCACTGGCCCATCCGCCTGGCGGGCTACCAGGAGCCCGTACCCTACGTCACCAGCGATGTCTACTCTTTCCGCGACAGCTTTGGGGGCATCCTGGAGCGCTACTGGCTCTCCTCCAAGGCGGCAGCCATCAAGATCAACGACTCAGTGCCCTTCCACCTGGGCTTCAATGCCACCGAGCGCTCCCTCTTCTTCCAGGCCCGCTACAAGGACTCTCCTTACAAGCCCCCACCGGGGCAGCAGCCCTTCCCGGAGCTGAGCTACCGGGTGTGCGTGGGCTCTGACGTCACCTCCATCCACAAGTACATGGTGCGCAGGTACTTCAACAAGCCCTCCAAGATCCCTGCTGAGAACGCCTTCCGCTACCCCATCTGGTCCACGTGGGCCCTCTACAAAAATGATATTGATCAGGATAAACTCTTACGATTTGCTGAAAAGATTAAGAAATACCGTTTCAACTGCAGCCACATTGAGATTGATGACATGTACACACAGGCGTACGGGGACTTTGACTTTGACCCTGTCAAGTTCCCCAATGTAACTGAGATGTTTGCAAAACTAAGGGAAGATGGGTTTAAAGTCACTCTGTGGACACACCCTTTCATAAACTATAATTCCTCCAATTTTGGTGTGGGTATTGAGCGTCAGCTCTTCATCAAGGAGCCCTCAGGGCGGCTGCCAGCCATGGTGGAGTGGTGGAATGGCATTGGGGCCATCCTGGACTTTACCAACCCAGCAGCCCGGGACTGGTTCCAGAGTCACCTGCGCCAGCTCCGTCACAAGTACGGCATCTCCTCCTTCAAATTCGACGCAGGTGAGACCAGCTACCTGCCCAAGCAGTTCAGCACTTTCCGGCCTCTCTCCGACCCCAGCATCTGGTCCCGGCGTTACACCGAGATGGCCATCCCCTTCTACGAGCTGGCCGAGGTACGGGTGGGCTACCAGTCACAGAACATCTCCTGCTTCTTCCGCATCATTGACCGTGACTCTGTGTGGGGCTATGAGCTTGGCCTCAAGTCCCTCATCCCCACAGTCCTCACCATCAGCATGCTGGGCTACCCCTTTATTTCTGCTGACATGATTGGAGGAAACTTCCTCCCCAATAAGACAGATGGAGCCGTTGAGATCCCGGACCGGGAGCTGTACATCCGTTGGCTGGAGCTGTCGGCCTTCATGCCCTCCATGCAGTTCTCCATCCCACCATGGCTCTATgacaaggag gtggtggagatCGCACAGAAGTTCACAGAGCTCCACGAGTCGCTGGTGGCCccgctgctgctggagctggccGGGGAGGTGACCGATACGGGAGACCCCATCATCCGGCCCATCTGGTGGATCTCGCCCCGCGACGAGGCCACACACCGCATCGACTCGCAGTTCCTCATTGGGGACACCCTTATGGTGGCTCCCGTGCTGGAGATGGGCAAGCAGGAGCGTGATGTCTACCTGCCAGCGGGCAAATGGCGCAGCTACAAGGGGGAGCTCTTTGAGAAGACACCAGTGCTGCTCACCGACTACCCTGTCGACCTGGATGAAGTCGCCTATTTCCTCTGGGTTTCCTAA
- the LOC107305817 gene encoding myogenesis-regulating glycosidase-like isoform X1 yields MYTFLPENFTPVKQKPSKELRPMLGAVTLGLILFIAAVVAWCYYTVSLRKAERLKTELMDLRADGFVIRNQHGEVVFRLAFRSGSLDLESCSKEGEILSCTRSHRGPLNFFIQTVKPKDTVMCYRVRWEELAAGPAVEHTMFWEDAHWYGGSEMSTQHWPIRLAGYQEPVPYVTSDVYSFRDSFGGILERYWLSSKAAAIKINDSVPFHLGFNATERSLFFQARYKDSPYKPPPGQQPFPELSYRVCVGSDVTSIHKYMVRRYFNKPSKIPAENAFRYPIWSTWALYKNDIDQDKLLRFAEKIKKYRFNCSHIEIDDMYTQAYGDFDFDPVKFPNVTEMFAKLREDGFKVTLWTHPFINYNSSNFGVGIERQLFIKEPSGRLPAMVEWWNGIGAILDFTNPAARDWFQSHLRQLRHKYGISSFKFDAGETSYLPKQFSTFRPLSDPSIWSRRYTEMAIPFYELAEVRVGYQSQNISCFFRIIDRDSVWGYELGLKSLIPTVLTISMLGYPFISADMIGGNFLPNKTDGAVEIPDRELYIRWLELSAFMPSMQFSIPPWLYDKEVVEIAQKFTELHESLVAPLLLELAREVTDTGDPIIRPIWWISPHDEATHRIDSQFLIGDTLMVAPVLEMGKQERDIYLPVGKWHSYKGELFEKTPVLLTDYPVDLDEVAYFLWVS; encoded by the coding sequence ATGTACACTTTCCTGCCTGAAAACTTCACACCGGTGAAGCAGAAGCCATCCAAGGAGCTGAGGCCCATGCTGGGGGCTGTCACACTGGGCCTCATCCTGTTCATTGCCGCGGTGGTGGCCTGGTGCTACTACACGGTGTCCCTGCGGAAGGCTGAGCGGCTCAAGACGGAGCTGATGGACCTGCGGGCAGATGGCTTCGTCATCAGGAACCAGCATGGGGAGGTGGTGTTCCGCCTGGCATTCCGCTCGGGGAGCCTGGACCTGGAGTCGTGCTCCAAGGAGGGCGAGATCCTGAGCTGCACGCGGTCGCACCGGGGGCCGCTCAACTTCTTCATCCAGACGGTGAAGCCCAAGGACACAGTGATGTGCTACCGCGTGCGCTGGGAGGAGCTGGCGGCCGGCCCTGCAGTGGAGCACACCATGTTCTGGGAGGACGCCCACTGGTACGGGGGCTCGGAGATGAGCACCCAGCACTGGCCCATCCGCCTGGCGGGCTACCAGGAGCCCGTACCCTACGTCACCAGCGATGTCTACTCTTTCCGCGACAGCTTTGGGGGCATCCTGGAGCGCTACTGGCTCTCCTCCAAGGCGGCAGCCATCAAGATCAACGACTCAGTGCCCTTCCACCTGGGCTTCAATGCCACCGAGCGCTCCCTCTTCTTCCAGGCCCGCTACAAGGACTCTCCTTACAAGCCCCCACCGGGGCAGCAGCCCTTCCCGGAGCTGAGCTACCGGGTGTGCGTGGGCTCTGACGTCACCTCCATCCACAAGTACATGGTGCGCAGGTACTTCAACAAGCCCTCCAAGATCCCTGCTGAGAACGCCTTCCGCTACCCCATCTGGTCCACGTGGGCCCTCTACAAAAATGATATTGATCAGGATAAACTCTTACGATTTGCTGAAAAGATTAAGAAATACCGTTTCAACTGCAGCCACATTGAGATTGATGACATGTACACACAGGCGTACGGGGACTTTGACTTTGACCCTGTCAAGTTCCCCAATGTAACTGAGATGTTTGCAAAACTAAGGGAAGATGGGTTTAAAGTCACTCTGTGGACACACCCTTTCATAAACTATAATTCCTCCAATTTTGGTGTGGGTATTGAGCGTCAGCTCTTCATCAAGGAGCCCTCAGGGCGGCTGCCAGCCATGGTGGAGTGGTGGAATGGCATTGGGGCCATCCTGGACTTTACCAACCCAGCAGCCCGGGACTGGTTCCAGAGTCACCTGCGCCAGCTCCGTCACAAGTACGGCATCTCCTCCTTCAAATTCGACGCAGGTGAGACCAGCTACCTGCCCAAGCAGTTCAGCACTTTCCGGCCTCTCTCCGACCCCAGCATCTGGTCCCGGCGTTACACCGAGATGGCCATCCCCTTCTACGAGCTGGCCGAGGTACGGGTGGGCTACCAGTCACAGAACATCTCCTGCTTCTTCCGCATCATTGACCGTGACTCTGTGTGGGGCTATGAGCTTGGCCTCAAGTCCCTCATCCCCACAGTCCTCACCATCAGCATGCTGGGCTACCCCTTTATTTCTGCTGACATGATTGGAGGAAACTTCCTCCCCAATAAGACAGATGGAGCCGTTGAGATCCCGGACCGGGAGCTGTACATCCGTTGGCTGGAGCTGTCGGCCTTCATGCCCTCCATGCAGTTCTCCATCCCACCATGGCTCTATgacaaggaggtggtggagatTGCACAGAAGTTCACAGAGCTCCATGAGTCGCTGGTGGCCccgctgctgctggagctggccAGGGAGGTGACCGATACGGGAGACCCCATCATCCGGCCCATCTGGTGGATCTCACCCCACGACGAGGCCACGCACCGCATCGACTCGCAGTTCCTCATTGGGGACACCCTCATGGTGGCTCCCGTGCTGGAGATGGGCAAGCAGGAGCGTGACATCTACCTGCCGGTGGGCAAATGGCACAGCTACAAGGGGGAGCTCTTTGAGAAGACGCCGGTGCTGCTCACCGACTACCCTGTCGACCTGGATGAGGTCGCCTATTTCCTCTGGGTTTCCTAA